A single genomic interval of Microbacterium oleivorans harbors:
- a CDS encoding aldo/keto reductase, translated as MDDAVPTRRLGSSGLLVSAVGLGCNNFGRAGTPTHDLDGTVAVLDAALDAGVTFLDTADIYGAEPGLSETLMGEALRGRRDRVVLATKFGHSAVDIGLPGAKGSRSYIRRAVESSLERLQTDWIDLYQMHTPDPGTPIDETLDALADLVREGKIRYIGHSNFSGWQIAEAELTARARGDAPFVSAQNQYSLLARAAEREVLPAVRRYDRGFLPYFPLHNGLLTGKFTREHVPADSRVARERRHLWERAPWDALDAFRAFCEERSVTMVEATFGWLLAQPALSSVIAGATSADQVRANAAAATSWRPSETELETLDTLFPLPADPAAG; from the coding sequence ATGGACGACGCAGTGCCGACACGCAGACTCGGATCCTCCGGCCTTCTGGTCTCGGCCGTCGGGCTGGGGTGCAACAACTTCGGCCGCGCCGGAACCCCGACGCACGATCTCGACGGCACTGTCGCGGTACTCGACGCAGCGCTGGATGCGGGCGTGACCTTCCTCGACACGGCCGACATCTACGGCGCCGAGCCGGGGCTGTCCGAGACGCTGATGGGCGAGGCGCTGCGAGGACGTCGCGACCGTGTCGTGCTGGCGACGAAGTTCGGCCACAGCGCGGTCGATATCGGACTCCCCGGTGCCAAGGGATCGCGCTCCTACATCCGGCGTGCGGTGGAGTCGTCCCTCGAACGGTTGCAGACGGACTGGATCGACCTCTACCAGATGCACACCCCCGACCCCGGGACGCCGATCGACGAGACGCTGGACGCCCTGGCAGACCTCGTGCGTGAGGGCAAGATCCGCTACATCGGGCATTCGAACTTCTCGGGCTGGCAGATCGCCGAGGCGGAGCTGACCGCTCGCGCGCGCGGCGATGCCCCGTTCGTCTCGGCGCAGAACCAGTACAGCCTCCTGGCCCGTGCGGCGGAGCGTGAGGTGCTGCCCGCCGTCCGCCGCTACGACCGCGGTTTCCTGCCGTACTTCCCGCTGCACAACGGTCTGCTGACGGGCAAGTTCACCCGGGAGCACGTTCCGGCCGACTCGCGGGTGGCCCGCGAGCGCCGGCACCTCTGGGAGCGGGCTCCATGGGACGCGCTGGACGCCTTCCGCGCGTTCTGCGAGGAGCGCTCGGTCACCATGGTCGAGGCGACCTTCGGATGGCTCCTCGCCCAGCCGGCCTTGAGCAGCGTCATCGCGGGGGCCACCTCGGCCGACCAGGTCCGAGCCAACGCCGCCGCGGCCACGTCGTGGCGACCATCGGAGACCGAGCTCGAGACGCTCGACACCCTGTTCCCGCTACCAGCCGATCCGGCCGCGGGCTAG
- the atpB gene encoding F0F1 ATP synthase subunit A produces MTQATTIVAAAASDNEFHPPSISDFFPPALLFEGTPFEFTRISMVQVIATVLLVLFLVLGTRRLSVVPGRFQSVVEFGFGFVRDQVVYQVLGEKDGRRFLPLLTAMFFTILFMNLTGVIPGMNIAGTSVAGAPLVFALVAYVMFIYAGIKKHGVGHFLKNSLVPSGVPVYLLPIIALVELISTFIARPVSLFLRLLLNMMVGHLMLVLFFAATQFFLMGFNAFTPLAAGTLAMGFAFTLFEIFVSILQAYVFTILTAVYIQLAVAEEH; encoded by the coding sequence TTGACTCAAGCGACGACGATTGTCGCAGCGGCGGCATCGGACAACGAGTTCCACCCGCCGTCCATCTCCGACTTCTTCCCGCCGGCTCTGCTGTTCGAAGGCACGCCCTTCGAGTTCACGCGGATCAGCATGGTGCAGGTCATCGCCACCGTGCTGCTGGTGCTCTTCCTGGTGCTGGGCACGCGCCGCCTCTCGGTGGTGCCGGGTCGCTTCCAGAGCGTGGTCGAGTTCGGTTTCGGATTCGTCCGCGACCAGGTCGTGTACCAGGTCCTGGGCGAGAAGGACGGCCGGCGCTTCCTGCCGCTGCTGACCGCGATGTTCTTCACGATCCTCTTCATGAACCTCACGGGTGTGATCCCGGGCATGAACATCGCCGGGACCTCGGTCGCGGGCGCACCTCTGGTGTTCGCCTTGGTGGCCTACGTGATGTTCATCTACGCCGGCATCAAGAAGCACGGCGTCGGCCACTTCCTGAAGAACTCGCTCGTCCCCAGCGGCGTGCCGGTGTACCTGCTGCCGATCATCGCGCTGGTCGAGCTCATCTCGACCTTCATCGCGCGGCCGGTGTCGCTGTTCCTGCGACTCCTGCTGAACATGATGGTCGGACACCTCATGCTCGTGCTGTTCTTCGCGGCGACCCAGTTCTTCCTGATGGGCTTCAACGCCTTCACGCCGCTCGCCGCAGGCACGCTCGCGATGGGCTTCGCCTTCACCCTCTTCGAGATCTTCGTCTCGATCCTCCAGGCCTACGTCTTCACGATCCTCACCGCGGTCTACATCCAGCTCGCGGTCGCGGAAGAGCACTGA
- a CDS encoding YaaA family protein, with protein MLVLLPPSETKRSGGAGEPLDLTRLALPQLLPERRVVVDALVKLSADTETAVRVLKLSARQHDDIARNAELKSAPTMAAVDRYTGVLFDALGADSLDAPARRWLGAHALIQSAPFGPIGALDPIPAYRLAAGTAVPGAPPLRRHWAAAASAALEALDAPFVLDLRSEAYVALAPLPATTPSAFVRVVTAAGDGTVRALNHFNKHAKGELVRALAQARPRIASRSGFVRWADAAGWAVRDAGGAGEVQLVV; from the coding sequence ATGCTGGTGCTGCTGCCCCCGTCCGAGACCAAGCGCAGCGGGGGAGCGGGCGAGCCGCTCGATCTCACCCGGCTCGCGCTGCCGCAGCTGCTGCCCGAGCGCCGCGTCGTCGTGGATGCCCTCGTGAAGCTGTCCGCCGACACCGAGACCGCCGTGCGCGTGCTCAAGCTCAGCGCACGCCAGCACGACGACATCGCGCGCAACGCCGAGCTGAAGTCGGCGCCGACGATGGCTGCCGTCGACCGCTACACCGGCGTCCTGTTCGATGCGCTGGGGGCGGACTCGCTCGACGCTCCTGCCCGGCGTTGGCTCGGAGCGCACGCGCTCATCCAGTCGGCGCCGTTCGGTCCGATCGGTGCCCTCGACCCGATCCCCGCGTACCGCCTGGCCGCCGGCACGGCGGTGCCGGGTGCACCGCCGCTGCGACGCCACTGGGCGGCTGCGGCATCCGCGGCGCTGGAGGCCCTGGACGCGCCGTTCGTGCTCGATCTGCGATCCGAGGCCTACGTCGCGCTGGCGCCCCTCCCCGCGACGACTCCTTCTGCGTTCGTCCGTGTCGTCACGGCGGCGGGCGACGGAACGGTGCGGGCACTCAATCACTTCAACAAGCACGCGAAGGGCGAGCTGGTGCGTGCCTTGGCGCAGGCGCGTCCCCGGATCGCCTCGCGGTCGGGTTTCGTCCGCTGGGCCGACGCGGCCGGCTGGGCGGTGCGCGACGCGGGCGGCGCCGGCGAGGTGCAGCTCGTCGTCTGA
- a CDS encoding F0F1 ATP synthase subunit B, which yields MLNALVTIAAEEGSDQIPILPAYYDIIWSAVCFLVIIFVVVRYAMPRLNTVLDARSAAIEGNIAKADEAQRKAEQALEEYTAQLAEARKEAGEIRDAAREDGRKIVSEAKHNASAEAERLTAAAHTQIEAERQAAVVSLRSEVGSLALDLAGGVIGETLSDDQKAQAVVDRFLSELEASEKASN from the coding sequence ATGCTGAACGCTCTTGTCACGATTGCGGCTGAGGAGGGATCGGACCAGATTCCGATCCTGCCGGCCTATTACGACATCATCTGGTCGGCCGTCTGCTTCCTCGTCATCATCTTCGTCGTGGTGCGCTATGCGATGCCCCGGCTCAACACGGTGCTCGACGCGCGCAGCGCTGCCATCGAAGGCAACATCGCCAAGGCGGACGAGGCGCAGCGCAAGGCCGAGCAGGCTCTCGAGGAGTACACGGCGCAGCTCGCCGAGGCTCGCAAGGAAGCCGGCGAGATCCGCGACGCCGCTCGCGAGGACGGTCGCAAGATCGTCAGCGAGGCGAAGCACAACGCATCGGCCGAGGCTGAACGCCTCACCGCGGCCGCGCACACGCAGATCGAGGCCGAGCGCCAGGCGGCGGTCGTCTCGCTGCGCAGCGAGGTCGGCTCGTTGGCGCTCGATCTGGCCGGCGGTGTGATCGGTGAGACCCTCTCGGACGACCAGAAGGCCCAGGCCGTCGTCGACCGATTCCTCAGCGAGCTCGAGGCTTCCGAGAAGGCGTCCAACTGA
- the atpE gene encoding ATP synthase F0 subunit C produces the protein MDATTVLAQVTGNIATVGYGLAAIGPAIGLGIMIGKTIESTARQPELAGRLQSTMFIGVAFIEILALIGIVTPFIFNAL, from the coding sequence GTGGACGCAACGACGGTTCTCGCCCAGGTCACCGGCAACATCGCGACCGTGGGTTACGGCCTCGCGGCCATCGGCCCGGCCATCGGCCTCGGCATCATGATCGGCAAGACCATCGAGTCGACCGCCCGTCAGCCCGAGCTCGCCGGCCGCCTGCAGAGCACCATGTTCATCGGTGTCGCGTTCATCGAGATCCTCGCGCTGATCGGCATCGTCACGCCGTTCATCTTCAACGCGCTCTGA
- a CDS encoding F0F1 ATP synthase subunit gamma, with the protein MGAQLRVYKQKISSAQTTKKITKAMELIAASRIQKAMGRVRASSPFARAVTRAVSAVATHSDVDHPLTTERETIRRSAVVIFASDRGLAGAFNSQILREGLELSELLRSQGKEVDYYLIGRKAVGYFQFRRMRAAGEWTGDTDTPHFSTAEQVAGALLDAYAQGGEDGGVDEIHLVYNRFVSMMTQTPESVRLLPLEVVEADAAGADDAPVYPLYEFEPDPETVLDALLPVYVQSRVFNALLQSSAAKHAATQKAMKSASDNADKLITDYTRLRNNARQAEITQQIAEIVGGADALASGK; encoded by the coding sequence ATGGGCGCACAACTCCGGGTCTACAAGCAGAAGATCAGCTCTGCTCAGACGACCAAGAAGATCACGAAGGCGATGGAGCTCATCGCGGCCTCGCGCATCCAGAAGGCGATGGGACGCGTCCGCGCGTCCTCCCCCTTCGCGCGGGCCGTGACGCGCGCCGTCTCCGCGGTGGCGACCCACTCCGATGTCGACCACCCGCTGACGACCGAGCGCGAGACGATCCGTCGTTCCGCGGTGGTCATCTTCGCCTCCGACCGCGGGCTCGCCGGCGCGTTCAACTCGCAGATCCTCCGTGAGGGCCTCGAGCTGTCCGAGCTGCTGCGCTCGCAGGGCAAGGAAGTGGACTACTACCTGATCGGTCGCAAGGCCGTCGGGTACTTCCAGTTCCGACGCATGCGGGCCGCGGGAGAGTGGACGGGCGACACCGACACACCGCACTTCAGCACGGCCGAGCAGGTCGCCGGGGCCCTCCTCGACGCCTACGCGCAGGGCGGCGAAGACGGCGGCGTCGACGAGATCCACCTCGTGTACAACCGCTTCGTCAGCATGATGACGCAGACCCCGGAGTCGGTCCGGCTGCTTCCGCTCGAGGTCGTCGAAGCCGATGCGGCGGGAGCGGACGATGCTCCGGTCTACCCGCTGTACGAGTTCGAGCCCGACCCCGAGACGGTCCTCGATGCTCTGCTTCCGGTGTACGTCCAGAGCCGTGTGTTCAACGCGCTGCTCCAGTCGTCGGCCGCGAAGCACGCCGCGACCCAGAAGGCGATGAAGTCGGCCAGCGACAACGCCGACAAGCTCATCACCGATTACACCCGCCTGCGCAACAACGCTCGCCAGGCCGAGATCACTCAGCAGATCGCCGAGATCGTCGGCGGCGCCGACGCTCTGGCGTCGGGCAAGTAA
- a CDS encoding F0F1 ATP synthase subunit delta: MGSATTQALVATTAAIGETAGLTLDVAGELFVAARALADSPQLSGALTDNAASPQARDQVVSDVFGSAFASQTVSLLRTAVVQRWSSVDDFVDAVEELAIRAAAVADAGDVENELFGVLHTVAANPELELALGSRIGEAAQKGALVDRLLDGRAGAGARLIASAIVQRPRERRVRQLLERAIRIVSSQRGRVVATVRVAAPLNDHQRARLTDTLSSRYGTAVSLNLLVDPTVVGGLRIEIGDDVIDATVASRLSDLRQRLAG; this comes from the coding sequence ATGGGCAGCGCGACCACTCAGGCACTCGTCGCGACGACGGCGGCGATCGGCGAGACGGCCGGGCTGACGCTCGACGTGGCCGGTGAGCTGTTCGTCGCCGCGCGGGCTCTGGCGGACTCGCCGCAGCTGAGCGGCGCGCTGACGGACAACGCGGCCTCGCCGCAGGCCCGCGACCAGGTCGTGAGCGACGTGTTCGGCTCGGCGTTCGCGTCGCAGACCGTCTCGCTGCTCCGCACGGCCGTCGTCCAGCGCTGGTCGTCGGTCGACGATTTCGTGGATGCCGTCGAGGAGCTCGCCATCCGGGCTGCGGCCGTCGCCGACGCCGGCGACGTCGAGAACGAGCTCTTCGGGGTGCTGCACACCGTGGCGGCCAACCCCGAGCTCGAGCTCGCGCTGGGCAGCCGTATCGGTGAGGCGGCCCAGAAGGGCGCGCTCGTCGACCGTCTGCTCGACGGCCGTGCCGGGGCCGGCGCCCGCCTCATCGCCTCGGCGATCGTGCAGCGTCCCCGCGAGCGCCGGGTGCGCCAGCTGCTCGAGCGCGCGATCCGCATCGTGTCGAGCCAGCGCGGGCGCGTCGTCGCCACCGTGCGCGTCGCCGCCCCGCTGAACGACCATCAGCGGGCCCGCCTGACCGACACCCTCTCGAGCCGCTACGGCACCGCCGTCTCGCTCAACCTGCTCGTCGACCCCACGGTCGTCGGCGGGCTGCGCATCGAGATCGGCGACGACGTCATCGACGCCACCGTGGCCTCTCGCCTCTCCGATCTCCGCCAGCGACTGGCGGGCTGA
- a CDS encoding large exoprotein, translated as MPDYYDGGGAGAGALLALVLLVLPVILLFALAGYIITSFFLMKIFDKAGVQGRWRAWVPFYREMVFAKLGDLSPWVMLGAILATGVLSNVPGIGFIFAYLAIAALALASWRVGLKLGKDWPLVLLYIIPGIGQLIWLGIAAFTHSPWNPRVQPAPWRTSFLRDTTVWQGVPVQPDAQATPGAAGGGYAPPPAGSSASPAGDYPPPPSAPAGAYPPPAPPQPASPPTTEPPASDAPRS; from the coding sequence ATGCCGGATTACTACGACGGTGGCGGTGCGGGCGCGGGAGCGCTGCTGGCCCTCGTGCTGCTGGTTCTGCCCGTCATCTTGCTCTTCGCCCTCGCGGGCTACATCATCACCTCGTTCTTCCTGATGAAGATCTTCGACAAGGCGGGAGTGCAGGGCAGGTGGCGTGCCTGGGTCCCGTTCTATCGCGAGATGGTGTTCGCCAAGCTCGGCGACCTGTCTCCCTGGGTCATGCTCGGCGCCATCCTCGCGACCGGCGTGCTCAGCAACGTCCCGGGCATCGGCTTCATCTTCGCCTACCTCGCGATCGCTGCCCTGGCGCTGGCGAGCTGGCGCGTCGGGCTGAAGCTCGGCAAGGACTGGCCGTTGGTCCTGCTCTACATCATCCCCGGGATCGGTCAGCTCATCTGGCTGGGCATCGCGGCGTTCACCCACTCGCCCTGGAACCCGCGTGTGCAGCCCGCGCCCTGGCGGACCTCGTTCCTGCGCGACACCACCGTCTGGCAGGGCGTTCCGGTTCAGCCCGACGCCCAGGCCACGCCGGGCGCAGCCGGCGGTGGATACGCGCCGCCGCCCGCTGGTTCGTCCGCGTCCCCGGCCGGGGACTATCCGCCGCCGCCGAGCGCTCCTGCCGGTGCGTACCCTCCGCCCGCTCCGCCGCAGCCGGCGAGCCCGCCGACGACGGAGCCGCCGGCATCCGACGCACCCCGCTCCTGA
- the atpD gene encoding F0F1 ATP synthase subunit beta yields the protein MTTVTAVATSVVGRVARVTGPVVDIEFPHDSIPDIYNALKTTITIDGQSTEITLEVAQHLGDDLVRAISLKPTDGMVRGQEVRNTGGPITVPVGDVTKGKVFNVTGDVLNAAEGETIEVTERWGIHRQAPSFDQLESKTTMFETGIKVIDLLTPYVQGGKIGLFGGAGVGKTVLIQEMIQRVAQDHGGVSVFAGVGERTREGNDLIHEMEEAGVFDKTALVFGQMDEPPGTRLRVALSALTMAEYFRDVQKQDVLLFIDNIFRFTQAGSEVSTLLGRMPSAVGYQPNLADEMGVLQERITSTRGHSITSLQAIYVPADDYTDPAPATTFAHLDATTELSREIASKGLYPAVDPLSSTSRILDPRYIGDDHYRVATSVKQILQKNKELQEIIAILGVDELSEEDKIVVSRARRIQQFLSQNTYMAKKFTGVEGSTVPIKETIESFDAIVKGDFDHVAEQAFFNVGGIGDVEEKWAKIQKENS from the coding sequence ATGACCACCGTCACAGCCGTTGCCACGTCGGTCGTCGGCCGCGTTGCGCGCGTCACCGGCCCCGTCGTCGACATCGAGTTCCCGCACGACTCGATCCCCGACATCTACAACGCCCTCAAGACCACGATCACGATCGACGGCCAGTCGACCGAGATCACGCTCGAGGTCGCCCAGCACCTGGGCGACGACCTCGTCCGCGCGATCTCGCTCAAGCCGACCGACGGCATGGTCCGCGGCCAGGAGGTGCGCAACACCGGCGGTCCGATCACGGTCCCCGTCGGCGACGTCACCAAGGGCAAGGTGTTCAACGTCACGGGCGACGTGCTCAACGCCGCAGAGGGCGAGACCATCGAGGTCACCGAGCGCTGGGGCATCCACCGTCAGGCGCCGAGCTTCGACCAGCTCGAGTCGAAGACGACGATGTTCGAGACGGGCATCAAGGTCATCGACCTGCTCACCCCGTACGTGCAGGGTGGAAAGATCGGCCTGTTCGGCGGCGCCGGTGTCGGCAAGACCGTCCTCATCCAGGAGATGATCCAGCGCGTCGCGCAGGACCACGGTGGTGTGTCGGTGTTCGCCGGTGTCGGCGAGCGGACCCGTGAGGGCAACGACCTCATCCACGAGATGGAGGAGGCGGGCGTCTTCGACAAGACGGCCCTGGTGTTCGGTCAGATGGACGAGCCGCCGGGAACGCGTCTTCGCGTCGCCCTGTCGGCTCTCACGATGGCGGAGTACTTCCGCGACGTGCAGAAGCAGGACGTGCTGCTGTTCATCGACAACATCTTCCGCTTCACGCAGGCCGGTTCCGAGGTCTCCACGCTGCTGGGCCGCATGCCCTCGGCCGTGGGCTACCAGCCGAACCTCGCCGACGAGATGGGTGTGCTCCAGGAGCGCATCACCTCGACGCGCGGTCACTCGATCACGTCGCTCCAGGCGATCTACGTCCCCGCCGACGACTACACCGACCCGGCACCGGCGACGACCTTCGCGCACCTCGACGCCACGACCGAGCTCTCGCGCGAGATCGCGTCGAAGGGTCTGTACCCGGCCGTCGACCCGCTGAGCTCGACCAGCCGCATCCTGGACCCGCGCTACATCGGCGACGACCACTACCGGGTCGCGACGTCGGTCAAGCAGATCCTCCAGAAGAACAAGGAACTGCAGGAGATCATCGCCATCCTCGGTGTCGACGAGCTGTCGGAGGAAGACAAGATCGTCGTCTCCCGCGCGCGCCGCATCCAGCAGTTCCTGTCGCAGAACACCTACATGGCGAAGAAGTTCACCGGTGTCGAGGGCTCCACGGTCCCGATCAAGGAGACCATCGAGTCGTTCGACGCGATCGTCAAGGGCGACTTCGACCACGTGGCCGAGCAGGCCTTCTTCAACGTCGGCGGCATCGGCGACGTCGAGGAGAAGTGGGCGAAGATCCAGAAGGAGAACAGCTGA
- a CDS encoding F0F1 ATP synthase subunit epsilon, protein MALTVTLVSAEAEVWSGEATLVVAKTVEGEIGFMAGHEPVLAILAEGQVRITQPGGGKIVANAQDGFLSMEGDELTIVAGNAALA, encoded by the coding sequence ATGGCTCTGACGGTCACGCTCGTCTCCGCCGAGGCGGAGGTCTGGTCCGGCGAGGCCACCCTCGTCGTGGCCAAGACGGTCGAGGGCGAGATCGGCTTCATGGCTGGTCACGAGCCGGTCCTGGCCATCCTGGCCGAGGGCCAGGTCCGCATCACCCAGCCGGGCGGCGGCAAGATCGTCGCCAACGCCCAGGACGGGTTCCTGTCGATGGAGGGTGACGAGCTCACCATCGTGGCCGGAAACGCCGCACTGGCCTGA
- a CDS encoding PP2C family protein-serine/threonine phosphatase produces MPDPTTQSRIVDVPSGAIQLRWAAATDTGRRRDSNQDAVLAQYPLFIVADGMGGHIGGEIASASAVDRLRAVADRGVVTPEDIEEALEQAVGDIADHPETTDDGTGTTVTGVYLDIVEGEPQWTTLNIGDSRVYLLRDEAIAQVTTDHSVVQELVAAGRLSPEEAEQHPYGNVITRAVGPSDGVTPDYVRLDLVDGDRFVICSDGLTKELTDYGILHFLLENDDPAAAVAAMMQAALENGGRDNVTVIVLDAHLVGARAAGDLAEATEPRDSSPATH; encoded by the coding sequence GTGCCCGATCCCACGACCCAATCCCGGATCGTGGACGTCCCGTCCGGTGCGATCCAACTCCGCTGGGCAGCCGCGACCGATACCGGTCGCCGCCGCGACAGCAACCAGGATGCCGTGCTGGCGCAGTATCCGTTGTTCATCGTGGCCGACGGCATGGGCGGCCACATCGGTGGCGAGATCGCCAGTGCCAGCGCCGTCGACCGCCTCCGCGCGGTCGCCGACCGCGGCGTGGTCACGCCCGAAGACATCGAAGAGGCTCTCGAGCAGGCCGTCGGCGATATCGCCGATCATCCCGAGACGACCGACGACGGCACCGGCACGACGGTGACCGGTGTCTACCTCGACATCGTCGAGGGCGAACCGCAGTGGACCACGCTGAACATCGGAGACTCGCGCGTCTACCTCCTCCGCGACGAGGCGATCGCGCAGGTGACGACCGACCATTCCGTCGTGCAGGAGCTCGTGGCGGCTGGCCGGTTGAGCCCGGAAGAGGCCGAACAGCATCCGTACGGCAACGTCATCACCCGCGCGGTGGGCCCGAGCGACGGTGTCACCCCCGACTACGTGCGTCTCGACCTCGTCGACGGCGATCGATTCGTCATCTGCAGCGACGGGCTGACCAAAGAGCTGACCGACTACGGCATCCTCCACTTCCTGCTCGAGAACGACGACCCGGCTGCGGCTGTCGCCGCGATGATGCAGGCGGCGCTCGAGAACGGCGGCCGCGACAACGTCACGGTCATCGTGCTCGACGCCCACCTCGTCGGCGCTCGCGCGGCCGGCGACCTCGCCGAGGCCACGGAACCTCGAGACTCCTCCCCAGCGACGCACTGA
- the atpA gene encoding F0F1 ATP synthase subunit alpha has product MAELSISPDVIRDALKDFVAAYEPTGAAATEVGTVVDAADGIAHVEGLPGVMANELVRFENGVEGLAQNLDEHEIGVVVLGDFAGVQAGQKVTRTGEVLSVGVGEGYLGRVVDPLGNPIDGLGAIASEGRRALELQAPGVMQRKSVHEPMQTGIKAIDAMIPVGRGQRQLIIGDRQTGKTAIAIDTIINQKANWESGDVSKQVRCIYVAIGQKGSTIASVKGALEDAGAMEYTTIVAAPASDPAGFKYLAPYTGSAIGQHWMYEGKHVLIIFDDLSKQAEAYRAVSLLLRRPPGREAYPGDVFYLHSRLLERCAKLSDELGAGSMTGLPIIETKANDVSAYIPTNVISITDGQIFLQSDLFNANQRPAVDVGISVSRVGGDAQVKSIKKVSGTLKLELAQYRSLEAFAMFASDLDAASRRQLARGARLTELLKQPQYSPYPVEEQVVSIWAGTNGKLDTIEVEDVLRFERDLLDHLGRNTSILDTLRETNVLSDDIAAELEKVVDEFVLEFQGGKGQAINKPGREDIAAAEAEDVNQEQIVKGRRG; this is encoded by the coding sequence ATGGCAGAACTGTCCATCAGCCCGGATGTCATCCGTGACGCGCTGAAAGACTTCGTCGCCGCGTACGAGCCCACCGGGGCCGCCGCGACCGAGGTCGGCACCGTCGTCGACGCGGCCGACGGCATCGCCCACGTCGAGGGTCTGCCCGGCGTCATGGCGAACGAGCTCGTCCGCTTCGAGAACGGCGTCGAGGGCCTAGCCCAGAACCTCGACGAGCACGAGATCGGTGTCGTCGTCCTCGGCGACTTCGCCGGCGTGCAGGCGGGCCAGAAGGTCACCCGCACCGGCGAGGTGCTGTCGGTGGGCGTGGGCGAGGGCTACCTCGGTCGTGTCGTCGACCCGCTCGGCAACCCGATCGACGGCCTCGGCGCGATCGCGTCCGAGGGACGACGTGCCCTCGAGCTTCAGGCGCCCGGCGTCATGCAGCGAAAGAGCGTGCACGAGCCGATGCAGACCGGCATCAAGGCCATCGACGCGATGATCCCGGTCGGCCGCGGTCAGCGTCAGCTGATCATCGGCGACCGCCAGACCGGCAAGACGGCGATCGCGATCGACACGATCATCAACCAGAAGGCCAACTGGGAGTCGGGCGACGTCAGCAAGCAGGTCCGCTGCATCTACGTCGCCATCGGCCAGAAGGGCTCGACCATCGCCTCGGTGAAGGGCGCGCTCGAGGACGCCGGTGCCATGGAGTACACGACGATCGTCGCGGCCCCGGCATCCGACCCGGCCGGCTTCAAGTACCTCGCGCCGTACACCGGTTCGGCCATCGGCCAGCACTGGATGTACGAGGGCAAGCACGTCCTGATCATCTTCGACGACCTGTCGAAGCAGGCCGAGGCCTACCGTGCGGTGTCGCTCCTCCTGCGTCGCCCGCCGGGCCGCGAGGCGTACCCCGGTGACGTCTTCTACCTGCACTCGCGTCTGCTCGAGCGCTGCGCCAAGCTGTCCGACGAGCTGGGCGCCGGATCGATGACGGGTCTGCCGATCATCGAGACGAAGGCCAACGACGTCTCGGCGTACATCCCGACCAACGTGATCTCGATCACCGACGGCCAGATCTTCCTCCAGTCCGACCTCTTCAACGCCAACCAGCGTCCCGCGGTCGACGTGGGTATCTCCGTCTCGCGCGTCGGCGGTGACGCTCAGGTCAAGTCGATCAAGAAGGTCTCGGGCACGCTGAAGCTCGAGCTCGCGCAGTACCGCTCGCTCGAGGCGTTCGCGATGTTCGCATCCGACCTGGATGCCGCATCCCGTCGCCAGCTGGCGCGCGGTGCCCGTCTGACCGAGCTGCTCAAGCAGCCGCAGTACTCGCCGTACCCCGTCGAGGAGCAGGTCGTCTCGATCTGGGCCGGAACCAACGGCAAGCTCGACACCATCGAGGTCGAGGACGTGCTGCGTTTCGAGCGGGATCTGCTCGACCACCTCGGGCGCAACACCTCGATCCTCGACACGCTGCGTGAGACCAACGTGCTCAGCGACGACATCGCCGCCGAGCTCGAGAAGGTCGTCGACGAGTTCGTGCTCGAGTTCCAGGGCGGAAAGGGCCAGGCGATCAACAAGCCGGGCCGGGAAGACATCGCCGCCGCAGAGGCCGAAGACGTGAACCAGGAGCAGATCGTCAAGGGCCGCCGCGGCTGA